The DNA segment atatctttttccatcctttcactttcagcctatgtgtgtccttaaatctAAAGTGAGTATCTTGTAGACAGCGCATatttgagtctttaaaaaaacatgtatctATTCAGCCACTCTAGGGGGTTtaatccatttgcatttaaagtaattactgatagggaAGAACATgatattgccattttgttaactgtttGCTGTATGTCTTGTAGCTTTTttgcccctcttcctctcttgctgccttACTTTGTATTTTGTTGACTGGTTTTATTGACATGActtgattcctttctcattttcatttgtgaacCTGGATGTCCATTTCCTTGCTCAGACTTGGGGAGTGTTTggccattatttttcaaatacgcTTTCTGTCACTGGAACTCCCATATTGcatatattaattcacttaatgaTATCCCATATGTCCCTaggttttcttaacttttttttttttttgaatgtgtgTCTCTggctggataatttcaaatgaactGTCTTTGAATTTGCTGGTTCATTCTTCTCCAAATTAAGTTATATTCTTTAGCTCCaaaatttgtttggttctttttaaaatattttctctttgctgcTGCTGCTAGTCTTATCTTATTCATGTATCATTTTCCTGAGTTCATTAAGCATCCCAGGGAAGCTTTTTAAGATATGGATTCTCAGACCCTACTGgcagagattctaattcagtCATCCATAGTGGAGCCTGGAAATCTGTATTTCTGAGTTTCCGTAGGTGATTTAGATGTACTTCTAGGTTTGGAAAACACTGCCAATGAAAAGACTACCTTCAACTCTTCCCACCTCCCACTTCTCTCCAAGATGCCACCATCTGTCTACCAGTATTCTGCCTCTGTATTATTTGAGGGATCTTGAACACTTTCTgcctccaggcagccttcctgGATTGACTCCTGTCCGACCACGAGTTTCTTAGAATTCTCCCCAGCCCTCTCCAACCCAAAATGGGCCTACACTTCCTATTTCTGTATTAATTTGGCATTTCCTCCCTTCAATTTGCTATATTGAGTCTTAAGCCATCACTGTCTAAAAAACTTCTGGACTAAGTCTaccctaatttttttattatttaatgacaAAGAAGTGGTGAATGTAGTAGAGGTAGAACTCTGAGAACCCGGGTTCACATCTCTGTTCTTATAGGGTATGACCTGGGAtaggtttattttcctttctgggcctcagtttcctcatctgtgaaacgaGCATTGAATAGATAGTCTCCATGATCCTTCCTTTTGGACTCtgactctccttccttctcttttgcaCTCCATAGCTGAGGAAGTCGAATTCTGAAGTCATTCCTGAAACTCTGCCCTAAATCAAAGGAACCAGCAGGCCTGCAAGTTTTCTCTCTACCTCCCTTTCCAGGAGCAACCATGGCCCTGAGTGATGTCGATGTGCAGAAGCAGATTAAGCACATGATGGCTTTCATTGAGCAGGAAGCCAAtgagaaggcagaagaaatagATGCCAAGTCTGAGGAAGAGTTCAACATTGAGAAAGGACGCCTTGTGCAAACCCAACGACTGAAGATTATGGAGTATTatgagaagaaggagaagcagatagAACAGCAGAAGAAAATCCAGATGTCCACCATGAGGAATCAGGCAAGGCTGAAAGTCCTGAGAGCCCGAGATGACCTCGTCTCAGAGTTGCTGAATGATGCAAAGCTGAGACTCAGCAGGATTGTGGCCGACCCAGAAATCTACCAGGGACTGCTGGATAAACTAGTGCTTCAGGGTCTGCTCCGACTGCTGGAGCCCATGGTAATCGTACGCTGCAGGCCACAGGACATCCTCCTGGTGGAGGCTGCAGTGCAAAAAGCCATCCCTGAGTACATGATGGTCTCCCAAAAATGCGTGGATGTCCAAGTTGATCAAGAGGTGCACCTGGCTATGAATGCAGCTGGAGGTGTGGAGGTCTACAGTGGCAATCAGAGAATAAAGATTTCCAATACCCTAGAAAGTCGACTGGATCTCTTAGCCCAACAAAAGATGCCTGAAATACGAAAAGCCTTGTTTGGAGCCAATGCCAACAGAAAGTTTTTCGTATAAGCCTCTGCCAAATGAAGCTCATGTTGAATTGCTAAGCCATTAAAAGCATACGTTATTAGGGCAAAGGAAACTAGTCAGGTTTCCTCTTCTTTGTTGCTTTGATAGGATTCTATCTTCTTACATGAAATACCCTTTTAATAGCTAAAGGCATTATGTTTTGCAATGAAACTTGGAAATGCTTAGAAATCTAATTCTGGTTTATCCACACATGCCGCATCTTCTGGTCAGTTCGATAGTCTAGGTTGAAGGGAGTAAAGACATCTGCTCTTTAGCTTGTCCTTCAGTTGAGATGTGAATGATATTAATGGTTTGTGGGTCTGAGTACTCtaaaattctttaatattatctgaagtgtgttttctttcttttgcttcagctttctgtatttctgttatttaatgAAGTTTAGcgatctttttttgtgtgtataggGCCAACTTCATGGGCATGTGACCAAAATAGTCACATAGGGTTCCATGCGCAAAAGAGCCCAGTGCTTGGGGTTTAATGCTCTACAGCATTGACTTGAAAgtcttaattttatctttgaaaatgtgttttgtaagtgaagaCTGATGGGACTTTGGAGCATGTGCCAGGGGCTTGGAGCCTTAGCTCATGCACGGTACCAAATACCAAAGCCCACCCTCCTCCCCGGGATGGATTCTTGGCCGCTCATTTCCCAGCTTACTGGTGCCCTGAGACCCAgccttcccctccctcacccaGTCAACATTGCTGCTTTCTGCTTTTTGTGAGGTCTGGGTGTGCATGCAGGGAGGGTCagagcatgtgtgcatgctctGCAGAGTCTTAGAGCTGGACCCAGTGGTGGCCGTCTCTGTCCAAGAATGGTAGCTCCATGGCACATTCAGCAAGTGACTTGGTGAGGGTGAGTTTCTTGCCTCCCACATGCTGAGCACATCCTGGTGTGGAGGTTTAAAGACCCTGGGATTCACCTGTCTGCGATGAGTGGGGTCAGCTGGTCTACTGGAATGGGAGCTATTTGGCTTGGCTTCCCTGACCCCAGCCAGGGCATAGCACATAGATGTGAGGGCTGGTGGGAAGGAGGACCCAGCTGTTGTCAAGCTTGCTGGGCCTGGGTCTCAGGTTGGGAACATCAGGACCTTATGAGGAAAGTATCCCAGTCCCTCAGACAGCTCAGTGTCTAGGGGGACTTATGCTCATTTCTTTGGCCAGTTTGAGACATCCTCCAACAGAAGCCAAGAAATACAGACTGTATAATTCTGGTGATTCTCCATACGGGTATTTCACAATATAAAGATAAATGGTAAAATTCGTGttgatgatttaaaatttttatttttatttacttagccattaaatagcaaataaatacaatgacAAGTCAAAAGAGAGactgcagaagaaaggaaaaagctttatCTTTTAGGACTTTTCACTGTACTTTTTGAACAAAGGattcccacattttctttttgcattggGCCCTGTAAATTATAGGTTGCTAGTTCTGCATGTGTATGCTGATTTACAGTCTAATCTATGCCCGTCTGgtttatgtattaaaataaaggttttttgaagaaaagaaacccCAAGCCACTCTGCCAAGGACAAAGTTTGTCTTATGTGGTCAGGAACAGAAATGTTGTAAAGCTCAAACACAAAGTAGGAGACAGGTTATTAGAAATCAGGGTGTCTCACAAAGCCTGGGTACAGGAATCTCTTATGGTCTCAGGAGAGGGTTGGACCGGGGACTCAGAAAGCCATCTGAAATCCTCTATCTGGCTGCTTCATCTTTCTTTAGGAGTCACTTTCTCTACTGCACAGTTTCAACAGCAGAGTATACATGCTTCATAAATTTACATTCTAAGGTTTACATGGTATAGTTCCAGACATAAACTTCTTCTCTTACAATTCCACTTTCCTGAGAAGAAATCCATTTGGCCCAGCTCAGGTCAGATGTTCACATTTGGTCCAGTTGACATCTGGGGGCACTTCTCAGAGAAAGGGGGTCCATGTCAGCTAGATAATCTCTGCAAAGGGTATCTTCTGTGTGGGTCCTTTTGAGCTGTGAGTCCAGtcatttactgaacattttctGAATGCCAGTAATGAACGAGGCCCTTTGCTAGCTGCTGGGCTGCAAAGAATACAATCGGGTCCTGTCCTTTAGTTATTGACACATAAACAGATGAGGATCCTGTAATGGTAATGTTACAAGGTGCAGGTACCCGCCTAGAGCTGTATAAGAGGTACTGTGAGAACACGGTACAGGAAGAGAAGGTCACAGAAGGCTTTTGGGGTGCTGGCAGTTGAGCCAAAGAAAGCACTTTAGgcaaaggaggtgggggaggcatatgcaaaggccctgaggtgtgAAAAAGCAAGTTGTGTTAGAGGAACTGCGCATGGTTCAGTGTGATAGAGTATGAGGGATGTGGGGAACATGACCACAGATGAAGCTAGAAAATGGATGGAGCCTGACTATGAGGTACAGTGGGCCTGGCTCTGGAGTTAGGCTAATTCTGCTGCGTGGGTGATGAGGGCTCACTGAAGGACTTTAAATAGGAGTGAAACTATGAGAGCTGGACTTTTAAAAGATTATCCTTGTGTCACTGTGTGTGGAAAACACAttggagggacagagaggttGGAGGCAGGAGCCCTGTTGGGGCTTATTTACCAGCCCAAGTGAGAGATTTATGATAAATAACCGATGCAGCTCTTTTGCGAGATAGGTCGGATTCTTTAACACACAGGCTGGAAGAGACTAGACTTAGTGGCTTATGtcttacccccctcccccaccctgccccccagaaAATTCTTTCCCTCATCCAGGCTTGAGGCTTTCTGTCAGTTTTGCTTCATCTTAACAGTTTTTGCTTATAAGAGTGTGCTTCCCCTCAGAGTCTTCCCCCTTCTCTCATTCCAGGCCCAGCAAAGCACTCCCTCCGCAGCTGCCTGAGCCCTCAGCCGCCTCCCTTCCTGGGAAGCCAGACCCCACTTCCTGCTGTAATCCAGGAGTAACTGAAGCCCCTTGGCTTGCCCAGTTCTGGCCTTCTGAGCTGCCCTCAATTCATTACTGGGGCCCGTGACATTAATTCGTCTCCAAAACAGCTGACAGGTAGATTTTATGAAGGTTTTTATGGGAAGTTGAGGAGAGCTTTAGAGAGTGCCTGTGGGGCCCAATTACTCTAggcctcatttattttattttatttttttaaagatcttatttatttgagagagccaacacaagtggtggggagagggcagggggagagggagaacaggctcccccctgagcggGGAGAGCCTGACAGGAGGCTCtcatcccagagccctgggatcctgacctgagcagaaggcagacgcttagcccactgaaccacccaggcgccgctcccTAAGTTCCATTTAAACATCTCTCTGTTTTTCCAAACTTTTCTCTCGCCCAGGGCTGCCAgatactttctctttctcctcaaacTTCTCCTCCTCAGCCTCTCAACGCCTGGGCTCCAGTCTCCTCCGTCATAATGTCCCCTCAGCAAAACAAAAGCTGGTGGCTAAGGGAGCCCTGCCCTCCCACAGTCCCTGGCTGCGAGGACTCTACAGTTGCCTGTGAGGACTCTTCATGCACCACCTTTATTTACTGTTAGCTGCTTTTTCTACTCAGCCCATCTTTTTAAACATCGCTCCTTGTGGGTCGGGACAGTGGGACAGTGTTTTGATTCTTCCTTCTTGCATTTCCTGCTGCCTTGTTATTTTAGTGCTGATCTTGGGCGTACGCAGCACACGTAAGTAGGTTCTGAACAAACAACTGCAGCTGTTGCATTCTTTCCTGGCCTGGCTCTGGTTCCTAGATGGAGACCTCCAGGGTCtttttcctctttgacccataGATTGGGCCATAGCAAGAGGCAAGTATGTGAGATGGGGACCAAGGGAAGAGTGCCAGGACTATAATCCAGGGATGGTGCTTGACAAGAAAATCCTGCAAGATGGGCGGAGCCTGAGCTCCAGCAggacgccccccgcccccccaactccCTTCAGTCAGGCTTTGGTTACCTCCCAAAGGCAGCTGTGGGGTTATTGCTTTGCTTCCCTCCCCAGGAAACAAATGGGAGGGGCTTTGCCTTGGACCTGGGGGCAAAGAGGGACTGTGGAGGGGCTGGGTCCTCCTTGGGGGCCTCAGCCATGGGAAAGGCAAGCCTTAGCCTTCAACACTAGCCCTGACCTGTGGGGTAGGCTGCTTGTCACCATTCTGACACCTGCACTCCTGCAGGGGTCTTTGCTTTAGAAATGCTTGCATGGGGCACTTCTGGTTAGTTGACTGGtacaaacaggggtgcctggctgccttggtcagtggagcatgaagctcttgatcttggggttgtgagttcgagccccacactgggtgtagagattacttaaaaaaataaaataaaatcttaaaaagaactaaaaccaaaaccaaaagtacACACTTTATTAGCATGAACTGTCCTACTCTCAAGAAGGCATGTACCTCCTGTAAGTTCCTCGGTCCCTATGAGCCAAAAGGAGCAAACTGTTTGAACCACAGGCAGGCATAACCCTTCCCCCCTAGAACCACAGGCAGGTGCAACCCTTCCCCAGGGCGCTCCTCATTAACACTTCCTCCTGAGGTGCAAGGGAAGCTGTTTGCTGCTGGAGACAGAGGCTGTGCACAGGGGCGGGGGCGAGCAGTGCTGCTTCTGCATGCTCCTTCCCTGCTGGGGGAAGCTGAGTGCCCACCAGAGCCAGGCCCTAGGGACCCAGGAATCCTGTTGCTAGGGGTCACATGGTGGAGGGAGAGCCTACGTTTAATTCCAATCCCGAGTTGCCTGGACAGGCAGAAATGGAGGGGATGTTTGAACATGTGCTAGAACCTCAGAGGAGGCAAGGAAAGCAGACCAGCAGATTAGAACATGCTGCAGGGCTTCCTCTTTGATTCTAgggtcccaggacccccggaAGTAGGTCAGCAGATCTATTCTGGGCCAACCACAACTCCCCACGCCTCTGGGGAGCAAGTTCAGCCCTTCGCTGAGCTCCCCTGGGAAATTGCTCAAGGCTTTGCCCCCTTCCTCTGTACTCCTCTGTGTCCTTCCCTGTACCTTCCCCGTCTATTACCTCATTTCTGAAGTCATGCCTGTATTGATGGCGCTGGGACCTCTCCCTGAGCTCTCtcctcccgcccccacctccctAAATTCGATTCCAAAGCATGATAGACCCTCACTGTCAAAGCACCCCATGCGCTGTCAGAGCACCCCCGTGCTCCCGTACAATCCCACAGCTCACCTGGTGGCCTTTTCTGCAGGACAGCATCCCTTTCCCTGGGCGGCAGGCTACTGACTGCACTTCTCCCTACAGACAAGAGGGATCCCAGCTCTGAGAGACTGTCCTGGCAGACCCTGGGCCCAGCTCACCACACCCTCCCACACAGCCTGGAATGATGGGACTGAGCACATTCTTTTGTCACTGGGAGATGAGCCCATAGAGGGTGATGTTTGACACATGGATTCATGTGCTGGTGCTTAGGGAAGGTTTAGAACTCGAAGGATCCAGAGACCCAGATGCACATTTGCATCTGAAGCTCGGGGGGAGCAAGGAACAGTCCAGGGTCATAATCAGCTGATAAGACTCCTGGGACTGCAAAGAAAACACGGGAAGAGACAaggttgttgttgttcattttatgaaaaacttGCCGTACAGAGGCTCCAGAACTTTGACTCCCTCTAGGACAAACGTGTTAGCAAACGCAGGGCCATAGCTGCTTTCTTGAAGgatccttcctttctcctccccggGGTGATCTGACCCCAGGGCTCTGTCACAGTGAAAGTCCACAGAGAAGGGGTAGCAGTGGGTGACTGCACAAAGCATGTAACTTGAGGGGGCCCAGGGAAAGACTGGGGGTCTGGGGGCATGCTGGGGATCAGAGTGGGGGGAAGGTGGGTCCATCACACAGCACCTAGCGCCAGAGCTGGCACAGACCAGCTGTTAATGGACTaagcaaggaggggagggagagagggaggagaggaaaaagtagAAGCAAAATGCACCGGCACTCAACTGGAAAAGGGGGAACAACAGGGAATATTGGAAGATTCTTGTCTTTCCTCATTTGGAATTTGAATCCTGCGTTTTCTTTCAGTCAAATTCAAATCAGTAGAcctcttattcattcattcattcattccacaaatatttactgaatggttAACAAATGTCAGGCACTCTGCCAGGCACAGCATCCCTTGCAGTGACTGCCCCAGCTTTCACAAAGGAACATTCCAGAACATTCTAATGTGGCTGGTAGGTCCACAAGTGGGAGGGGTCAGGGCTTGGGAAGGGACACCAAACAAGCAGACAACTAGTGATTTCCAGGTGATCCAAGTGCCATAAAGAAGTCAAGGGTTTTGGACAGTGAGGCCTTCTGTGACCTCTGCTCAGGTAGCACCCTGGGCACCTACAGcatgagaaggagccagccctACCTACAGCAGAGAGGAAGCGTGGGCAGAAGGGAAGGGCATTCTGAGCAGAGGGGACCACAAGTGTAAGGCACCGGGCAGAAAAAGCTCTCCTGGTTTGAGGAGTAGAGAGGAGGCCAGTAGGGCTTCTCTCTAAGtgagtgaaagggagagagaagggtcaGTGTCAGATCATACTGGGTCTTGTGGGTGACATTTGAGGAATTTGGATTTATTCTAAGTACAATGGGAGGTCATTCAGGGCTTGCAAGCATAGAAGACacatgacctctttttttttttaaacaagaagttTATTTAAACATCAAGATACTTGACTTGAAAGGAAACTATCGAGgacttatttcttttagaatAATTTATCCCTACTTAAAGACAGGTTGCCCCACAGGTAACAGagatatacaaaaaatatttaaaaattataatttataaaatttctaaaattataaaattatcctTGGTTGTtcaatgataaatgaaaaacattaaaattctccAGTCGGAGAAAGTATGTCAGAATTTCcatattgttctttctttgtccAACAATGAGAACAAACTAACTTCCTGGGAGATAAAGGTAAGAGCTGAAGGAGCATGCCACTAATGGAAAAAGGGGCTATTTTCATAGAATCAGTATTTTTCCCCACCTCATCTCCATTTGCTGTCGATCAAAACATACCACTGGccacttagttaaaaaaaaaaaacacgcaaTATGCTTGTGCACATACACACTTGATGTTCAGGAAAGgaatggggaagggaaatggaagACTAGAGAAAGCTATACTGTAGGGGTCAGGATGTGATGGACCCAAATCACAGTTTTTAACTGCAAATGTGTTCTTGGCCTGGAGAATCAGAGTTCTGGAGTAGATCGGCAGGTTCCCTTTTTAGGAGACACCTCCCGTTTGCTGCTGGGACACAGCCAATGTATATTCCTCCTCTGTTTCCAATCCACAGGTGCAGGCTTGTCTGTTTCCTTAATTGGCTGCCTGTCAAATCAGAATTTGATCTGCCTCATTGACAAGCCCTGTCGTTTGCGAAAGGCTTTCATTAGTTTACTAAGCGCTGTATATGCCTCTTAATCTTACAGTGCACTATGGAACCGTCCTGCTGGCCACCTTTGCATTAATGTGATGGTGGTTCTCAGTCTTGACTCCTTCCTGGGGCTTTTCCTTGGCCATGGGGAGCGTGGAGTCTCCTCGGCTGCCGCTTCACAAAAGGGGTACCAGGTTTGCAGTGAGAGAGCCCACAAGCAGCGCCAGGAGCAGCAGAAGCGGGACAGGAGCTCATTTAACTGTGTAAAATGCACCAGCTTTTCCCTTAGGTCCCCAGGACAGCACATGACCCTCCCCTTCTTTGTTTCAAAGAAACTGCTCGGACCCCACAGAAATAGGAAAGCAAGTACCCAGTCATCAGCCAGTTCAGACAGCTGGACAGGTCTCTTTCTAGgcagcactttttatttttctttctcccgaAAATCTCCCTGTAGCATTCCGAGGCCAATGACATCCCCTTTCCTTACAGAAAGTACCGTTAATGTCACCTTTGTCTTCAGCAGCCAGAAGTTAAATGTATTATTTGCACACATTGCCCTATCCAAATTCCCGCCTCCCTTTCTCCTTATCAGGGACGCTTCCCTGCCACAGGGACTGCGAAACCTGGGCTTAGCCCCACTTCTTAGCACTTTGTGCTGTCACCATACTTATAGAATCTTCCGATTTTCTCTTGGCTCTTTACAGCATGTCCCTCTTCTAGACCACTCAAACCCTGTCTCTTCCTGACTCCTCCTGCCTTCTGGAACCTTTCTTTGCCCACTGGGCTCTGGAGTCCTCGAACTTGGACACACCCTTGGACTCTCACCCCTTTGGTTTGTCTCATGTATTTTGGAGACTGGGTTTGTTTTCCTGAGAAGGGAGCTGCCCCCTCTCTTGTGACTTGCCAGATTTTTCCCACCTTGAGCCATGAGGGTCAACTGACCCCCATGGGGGGTGGAATGGGAGATAAGGTACTGACTCTGGCCCTATAAGAACAGAAAGTTCTGGTAAGCAGGGATGGCACTGGATACatcttgaatgaatgaagcctGGCTCTATGGAATCATAGCCTGGTCTTCCACTGAGTCCCTTGGGCTTTGGATTAGACTCACTCCTACTCTCTCTGGTTGTTGTGTGACCCGCCAGGGTCACATCTCCATCTGTTAAGTGAAGAACCAGGGCCTCATGACCAAGTTCCCTGGGACTCCTCAGACCCCCAGCTTCCCACTGCTGGCTTCCTCCACTATTGCCGACCTTTGATCTCCTCTGATCTCTCTTTCCAGGCTTCCTTCTCGTGCCTACCTGGTGCCACACATGCTAGCCTCTGGGATCCCTGCCCCTCTTATGGGGCCATGGGCAGGGCTGTACCTTAAAGGGCATGGGAGAGGATAAACTGCAAATCTACTGGTCTCTCTCCAACCAAGGGCAAGGCATGTTTCTAGCCTGCATTTGCAGACCAGGCTGGGTGggtggtgtgggtgtgggtggaaGGGTTTGGAGAGTGGTGGGAGA comes from the Zalophus californianus isolate mZalCal1 chromosome 8, mZalCal1.pri.v2, whole genome shotgun sequence genome and includes:
- the ATP6V1E2 gene encoding V-type proton ATPase subunit E 2, giving the protein MALSDVDVQKQIKHMMAFIEQEANEKAEEIDAKSEEEFNIEKGRLVQTQRLKIMEYYEKKEKQIEQQKKIQMSTMRNQARLKVLRARDDLVSELLNDAKLRLSRIVADPEIYQGLLDKLVLQGLLRLLEPMVIVRCRPQDILLVEAAVQKAIPEYMMVSQKCVDVQVDQEVHLAMNAAGGVEVYSGNQRIKISNTLESRLDLLAQQKMPEIRKALFGANANRKFFV